Proteins from a single region of Palaemon carinicauda isolate YSFRI2023 chromosome 32, ASM3689809v2, whole genome shotgun sequence:
- the LOC137625547 gene encoding collectin-12-like, which yields MYSIQTYDIMIIELKPQNNSTSIETYDITIRELKNQNNSTSIQTYDITIRELKPQNNSTSIQTYDITIRELKTQNNSTSIQTYDITIMELKTQNNSTSIQTYDITIMELKTQNNSTSIQTYDITIMELKTQNNYISIQTYDIMIMELKTQNNSTSIQTYDIMTMKQETQNNTTSIQTYDIMIMELKTQNNTTSIQTYDIMTMKQETQNNFTSIQTYDIMTMELKTQNNSTSIQTYDIMTMKQETQYNSTSIQTYDIMIRELKTQNNSTSIQTYDIMIMELKTQNNSTSIQTYDIMTMKQETQNNSTSIQTYDIMIMELKTQYNSTSIQTYDIMTMKQETQYNSTSIQTYDIMIMELKTQNNSTSIQTYNIMIIEL from the coding sequence ACCAAAATAATTCCACTTCTATACAGACTTACGATATTACGATTAGGGAACTAAAACCCCAAAATAATTCCACTTCTATACAGACTTACGATATTACGATTAGGGAACTAAAAACCCAAAATAATTCCACTTCTATACAGACTTACGATATTACGATTATGGAACTAAAAACCCAAAATAATTCCACTTCTATACAGACTTACGATATTACGATTATGGAACTAAAAACCCAAAATAATTCCACTTCTATACAGACTTACGATATTACGATTATGGAACTGAAAACCCAAAATAATTACATTTCTATACAGACTTACGATATTATGATTATGGAACTGAAAACCCAAAATAATTCCACTTCTATACAGACTTACGATATTATGACTATGAAACAAGAAACCCAAAATAATACCACTTCTATACAGACTTACGATATTATGATTATGGAACTAAAAACCCAAAATAATACCACTTCTATACAGACTTACGATATCATGACTATGAAACAAGAAACCCAAAATAATTTCACTTCTATTCAGACTTACGATATTATGACTATGGAACTAAAAACCCAAAATAATTCCACTTCTATTCAGACTTACGATATTATGACTATGAAACAAGAAACCCAATATAATTCCACTTCTATACAGACTTACGATATTATGATTAGGGAACTAAAAACCCAAAATAATTCCACTTCTATCCAGACTTACGATATTATGATTATGGAACTAAAAACCCAAAATAATTCCACTTCTATACAGACTTACGATATCATGACTATGAAACAAGAAACCCAAAATAATTCCACTTCTATACAGACTTACGATATCATGATTATGGAACTAAAAACCCAATATAATTCCACTTCTATACAGACTTACGATATCATGACTATGAAACAAGAAACCCAATATAATTCCACTTCTATACAGACTTACGATATTATGATTATGGAACTAAAAACCCAAAATAATTCCACTTCTATACAGACTTACAATATTATGATTATAGAACTATAA